A window of Blattabacterium cuenoti contains these coding sequences:
- the fsa gene encoding fructose-6-phosphate aldolase, translating into MKFFIDTANLKELKKAKMLGILDGVTTNPSLIAKENLSNKQIIYNHYISICNLLDNINGNVSAEIISTNYKDMIIEGEELSNLDKKIVVKVPIIQDGLRVIKYLYQKGIKTNCTLVFSPLQSILAAKAGATYVSPFLGRLDDIAYNGISLIKEIKNIYNNYNFKTKILVASIRNPIHIVECAKLGVYAVTSPLNILLKSFYHPMTDMGLNNFLEDYNNTIN; encoded by the coding sequence ATGAAGTTTTTTATAGATACAGCTAATTTAAAAGAATTAAAAAAAGCAAAAATGTTAGGTATATTAGATGGAGTCACTACTAATCCATCTTTAATTGCAAAAGAAAATTTATCTAATAAACAAATAATTTATAATCATTATATATCTATTTGTAATTTATTAGATAATATTAATGGAAATGTAAGTGCAGAAATTATTAGTACAAATTATAAGGATATGATTATAGAAGGAGAAGAATTATCTAATTTAGATAAAAAAATTGTAGTTAAAGTGCCCATAATTCAAGATGGACTCCGTGTTATAAAATACTTATATCAAAAAGGCATTAAAACTAATTGTACTTTAGTATTTTCTCCATTACAATCAATATTAGCAGCAAAAGCAGGAGCCACATATGTTTCTCCATTTTTAGGAAGATTAGATGATATTGCATATAATGGAATATCTTTGATAAAAGAGATTAAAAATATTTATAATAACTATAATTTTAAAACTAAAATCTTAGTTGCTTCTATTAGAAATCCAATACATATTGTAGAATGTGCAAAACTTGGTGTATATGCAGTCACTTCACCTTTAAATATATTATTAAAAAGTTTTTATCATCCTATGACAGATATGGGATTAAATAATTTTTTAGAAGATTATAATAATACAATTAATTAA